A region of the Fusobacteria bacterium ZRK30 genome:
GCAGCTGGTTGTCTTATACTTCCACCTGTATCTGATCCAAGTGAAAGTGGCACCTGACCTCCTCCAACTGATGAAGCTGATCCACCTGAAGATCCACCTGGAGTCCTCTCTAAATCCCAAGGATTTTTACTCTCTTTTATATAAGATGATTTTGTAGTAGATCCCATTGCAAATTCATCCATATTAGTTTTACCTATTATTATTGCTCCTGCATCTTTTAATCTCTTGACTACAGTAGCATCATAGATTCCTTCATAGTTTGAAAGGATCTTAGACGCTGATGTTGTCAAATCTCCCTTAGATACCATATTGTCTTTTATGGCAATAGGAATACCTTCTAGGGGCAGTAATTCTTCCCCTCTAGCTATCTTTTCATCCACTTTTTTAGCCTCTTCCAAAGCACTTTCTTTTTTTAAAAGAGTAAAACTTCCTAGTTCTGTTTCAGTCTTTTCAATCCTATCAAATATATCGTTTATTAATTCTACAGTTGTTATTTTTTTTGCTTTTAACATAGCGCTTAGCTCTGTTGCTGTATGTTTATATAACATCTTCTCCTCCTTGATATTTTAACCTCTTTGGCCTATTGGCACTTTTCCGTCACGACGAATATTAGAAATAAATAAAATTTCCAAATGTCAAAAGGGAAAAAGGAACTATTTTTTTTCTATATTTATTTCATATATTGTTTTAGCTACTAACACCCCTAAGAATCCTGCTGAGATGATATCACTTAACCAATGTCTGGTACCGTATACTCTAGAGCAGCTTAACACTACAGCATAAATTATAGCCAGTGCTCTAATAAATTTATTTTTATATCCATAATAAAATGAAAAAGCTACTGCCACCGACACGATCGAATGACCAGAAGGCAGACTGGCGCTTGCACTTTTAAATGGATTTATACTTTCATTTCCCCCTATCCAAGAAGCCCAGTTAAAAAACTGATAAGGCAGCATATTCACATCTGGTCTTAATCTGGATATTATATATTTTAATATATTTACCAGGAGCCCTCCTGCGATTATTGTCATAAGAGCTTCTTTCGAAACTTTTCTTAATTTTTTATTTTTAAACAAAGTTCCCAAGAGGAGTAATATTACTACAGTACCTGCTGTTGTATCTCCATCTCCCTGGTTGGCGAAAAATCTTTCATATTTTGAATATTTTTCTTTACTGATTTTTTCCACTTCAGCTTTTTGCTGTAAAATCACGATCTCTTCAGGTGTAGCTGTTCTAGCTCCATTTTCTATTCCCTGTAAAGTTTTATCATAATATTTGTTAGAAAACTGTTTGGCTACAGGAAGGTCTAGATAAACTATAGTAAATACGGTTATAACTATACCTGCTAGAGCTGTTTTTTTATATCTCATAAGATTTCTTAAAAAAGCTCCTACAAACCCTTTTAAATAACCCTCTCTCAATATATCTATAGCTACCAAGATAACTATTATTATCATTAACGTCTCTTTATCCACTATTTTCTCCCTTTAAAATTATACACTTTATATATATAATATTCCCTTTGAACTCTTCCCCATCTTTTAAATACAACTGTGTCTACCAGTTCTGCCTTGTCAAACAAAAATTTATCCTCTGGTTTTCTATTGTAAAATGAGTGAGCTACAAAGATCCCATTTTTTCCAATTACTCCGTCTCTATCTTTCCAATAATCAAATTGACTTGTCCCGCCACTGAGATTATAGACATACTCTTTTTTCGGCAGATAAGCAGCTAATTGGGAAGATGTCTGATACCTGTCTCCAAATAAAAACCATTCTTCACCATCTTTTGTTGATTCATCGTATATCTGCTGCACTCTAGTCCCGGCAATATCCCAGCCCTGCATATCAGCTAGTGCATTTTCCTTTGGCTTTAGAGGAACTACAAGGGTTGTCGCTACAAAATATAAGATTAGAGATAAGCTTGCACTGAGTCCAATTCCTATTCTCCACAACTTATTAAATTCCATATACTTTACAAAGACTATTATCATTGGTATATAAGCACAAGCTAACCAATGAACTTTCGAGCTGTTAGAAAGGGAACTAAAGGTAAACACTCCTATGAGTGGCAGTGCAAACCAAAATAATATATTTACATCTGGTTTTTTAAAGTTCTTTATAGAACTTATAAATAGACCAAAGAATAGGATAGGAGATACCACACCTATCTGTCCTCCTACAAATTGAAAAAACTTTGTAGGCCTGAATCTAAATGTTTTACTCTGCCGTCCCTCTAAATGGAACTCAAAGGATCCCCAATTATGGGAGTAGTTCCAGTAGATAACAGGTGCAAACATAAGTATAGATACAATAAATGCTATATAAGGCTCTTTTTTTAGGAGCCAAAACCTATTTTCCTTGCTGAGTAACAGGTAGAAAAATATACTTGGGTATACCATAAACATATTATATTTACTAAGTAATCCCAAGCCTGTCAATATAGCTATAATATACCAGGCTCTACTATCTTTTTCATAGATTACTTTTAAAAAGTAATAAAGAACCATGGTGTATAGTAAGATTAGTGGTGAATCCGGCAGGGTCATTATAGACAAAAATGAATACAGTGGTAATATATTGAATATCAATCCTGAAATCCCGGCTATCTTCTCACTCTTATACAGGTAGTAGGAGATCTTGTAGATATAGATACTTGTTGCAAATATCGTCCCTACTGATACAAGTCTCATAGAAAAATTACTTTCCCCAAATATTAATGTGCACACCCTTATTAAATACGCTATAAGGGGTGGATGATCGTAATAACTCATCCCTAAATTTCTAGACCATAACAGATAATATGCCTCATCATCAGACAAGTTCAAATAACTGCCTATAACTAGTCTTAAAACAGTAATTCCTAATAGAAATATCATGAATTTTTTTTTATTAAAATCACCTAATATATTTTTTATCATAAAATTTCTCCTTAATTTTCTCCAACAGTTCTAGGGACTGCAAATGTTCCCTCTATCTCTTCAGGAGCATTCTTTACTGCTTCTTCCTTAGTTAAAGAATCTACCACCACATCTTCTCTAAATGAGTTATACATGTCATTTACCTGAGTCATAGGCTCTATCCCTTCTACATTTGCTTCATCTAATTTAGAAACAAACTCTAAAATATCATTTAGTTGATTCTGTAAACCCATAACTTCTGATTCCTTGAATTCTAACATAGATAATTTTGCTACTTTTAATACTTCTTCTCTAGTTAATGCCATATTTTTCCTCCATATTTTGTTTAGATCCCTCTACTTTGGTAGAGAAAGTCTGTATTTTTAATTTTCTTTTAAAAACTTTTTGTTAGCTCTCATCCACAACACTTTTAATATAGCTTCTAAGAATATTTTTTTACTCATTTTAGACTTCCCTAAGGTTCTGTCTTCAAATATAATCGGTGTTTCTTTGATTTTCATCCCTTTTAGCCACACTTTATAGTTTAATTCTACTTGAAAAGAATAACCGTTAGATACTATCTTGTCTAAATTTAAATTTTCCAGAGTTTCTCTTTTAAAGCATTTGAATCCCCCGGTAAAGTCTTTTATAGGAGCCCCTAAAACTATCCTAGAATATAAACTTCCTCCACGACTAATAAACTTTCTTATGATACCCCAGTTGACAACTCCTCCACCAGGCACATATCTACTCCCGATTACCAGGTCATGAGTTTTTATCTCTTTTAAAAATTCAGGGATATACTTTGGATTATGAGAAAAATCAGCATCCATCTCAAATATATAATCATAATCTCTTTCTAAAGCCCATTTGAATCCCGCAATATAAGCTGTTCCCAGCCCTAATTTACCACTTCTTTTGTGGATAAATAACCTATCTTTATATTTTACTTCCATCAATCTCTCTATGATCTCATAGGTTTTATCTGGAGAATTGTCATCCACTATCAATATATTCAGGTCATTTTTAACCTGATATATCATCTCCAATAATTTTTCAACATTTTCACTTTCATTATACGTAGGTATAATTATCAATGTTTTTTTCATCAATTTCTCCTTTTATTTTCGAAATGTTATAAAGTAATTCCCAAAAAAATTAAAAAATGTAGCTACCCCTATTCCAATTATTTGAGCTATTATCTTAATTATTTTATCAGGATTAGATCCTGCATATTTTGTTATTATATCATAGGTCAATTCATTTACCGATAAAAATTCTACCGCTACCTTAAGGATAGATAAATTGATTACAAAATTTAATAAACTTATTATAAAAAAATGTAAATATTTTTTCTTTACACTCTTACCTTTCCCCTTACCTTTAAATGTCCAAATGAAATTTAAGTAAAAATTACTGCTCACTGCAAATAAAAAAGCTACTGTAGCAGCTATAAGATAGTTCACATCCAAAGTTATAAGGGCAGTATAGATCAACATGTTTACTATTACCCCGCTGGCTCCTACTAAACCAAACTTTACAAATATTTTAATTATCTCCAACTTTCAACTCTCCCTCTAAACATCTTTTAAATACTTTATTTCTTCTTTTGTAAGGGGTCTATATTTTCCAACT
Encoded here:
- a CDS encoding phosphatase PAP2 family protein produces the protein MDKETLMIIIVILVAIDILREGYLKGFVGAFLRNLMRYKKTALAGIVITVFTIVYLDLPVAKQFSNKYYDKTLQGIENGARTATPEEIVILQQKAEVEKISKEKYSKYERFFANQGDGDTTAGTVVILLLLGTLFKNKKLRKVSKEALMTIIAGGLLVNILKYIISRLRPDVNMLPYQFFNWASWIGGNESINPFKSASASLPSGHSIVSVAVAFSFYYGYKNKFIRALAIIYAVVLSCSRVYGTRHWLSDIISAGFLGVLVAKTIYEINIEKK
- a CDS encoding glycosyltransferase family 39 protein, with product MIKNILGDFNKKKFMIFLLGITVLRLVIGSYLNLSDDEAYYLLWSRNLGMSYYDHPPLIAYLIRVCTLIFGESNFSMRLVSVGTIFATSIYIYKISYYLYKSEKIAGISGLIFNILPLYSFLSIMTLPDSPLILLYTMVLYYFLKVIYEKDSRAWYIIAILTGLGLLSKYNMFMVYPSIFFYLLLSKENRFWLLKKEPYIAFIVSILMFAPVIYWNYSHNWGSFEFHLEGRQSKTFRFRPTKFFQFVGGQIGVVSPILFFGLFISSIKNFKKPDVNILFWFALPLIGVFTFSSLSNSSKVHWLACAYIPMIIVFVKYMEFNKLWRIGIGLSASLSLILYFVATTLVVPLKPKENALADMQGWDIAGTRVQQIYDESTKDGEEWFLFGDRYQTSSQLAAYLPKKEYVYNLSGGTSQFDYWKDRDGVIGKNGIFVAHSFYNRKPEDKFLFDKAELVDTVVFKRWGRVQREYYIYKVYNFKGRK
- the gatC gene encoding Asp-tRNA(Asn)/Glu-tRNA(Gln) amidotransferase subunit GatC, translating into MALTREEVLKVAKLSMLEFKESEVMGLQNQLNDILEFVSKLDEANVEGIEPMTQVNDMYNSFREDVVVDSLTKEEAVKNAPEEIEGTFAVPRTVGEN
- a CDS encoding polyprenol monophosphomannose synthase, with protein sequence MKKTLIIIPTYNESENVEKLLEMIYQVKNDLNILIVDDNSPDKTYEIIERLMEVKYKDRLFIHKRSGKLGLGTAYIAGFKWALERDYDYIFEMDADFSHNPKYIPEFLKEIKTHDLVIGSRYVPGGGVVNWGIIRKFISRGGSLYSRIVLGAPIKDFTGGFKCFKRETLENLNLDKIVSNGYSFQVELNYKVWLKGMKIKETPIIFEDRTLGKSKMSKKIFLEAILKVLWMRANKKFLKEN
- a CDS encoding GtrA family protein — translated: MEIIKIFVKFGLVGASGVIVNMLIYTALITLDVNYLIAATVAFLFAVSSNFYLNFIWTFKGKGKGKSVKKKYLHFFIISLLNFVINLSILKVAVEFLSVNELTYDIITKYAGSNPDKIIKIIAQIIGIGVATFFNFFGNYFITFRK